tttcatatgtcaattcatcatcatttctatgGCAACCATTATTGAATATTCCGGATGAAAttatttcgaaaattttttctaccaAATTATCTTCGAATCGACGATAATCGTATTGGAAAACAATGTCATCATGATTTGCTTATGGccatgaattcaatgattcatgATCGTCAAACTTGGGCatttaaattgttcaattcatGGGCATCAACAATACCGCATGGTTTTCTACTTGGCACATTAACCGATTATggtgattatgatcaatgtatggcaattgatcatcatgaaataTGGCCACAATATTGTCTTGTTGATATGCAAATGCCACTGCCAAAACCAATGCCTAATGGTCATAATTTATATCATCAAACAGATGGTCTTTTACCACAGAAACTATCCAATGACACCATATATGAATATCTAAACAATGTTTcttcatatttttattattcattcatacgtAAAGGAATTTGTCTTCCCAAAACATGTACTATTCAAGACATCCAAATAATTGTTCAAAAAGGTTTTGGTCAAGAATTTGgtcttgaattgaataaaatttcttgTACACAGAAAcgacaaacatcatcatggtcacCAAATACAATACAGATAATTGCTATGTaagttgaatttttataatgaaaaaaaaatttcgatctaatttgaaacgaaaaaaaaaatttcagtcTAGTTATTGCAAATATCGTTATCATTACAATTGTGGCTGCCATTTATGATTGGATTCGAGTGGAAAAAACCGATTCATTAATGGAAAACATTTTACTTTCATTTTCACCCATAACCAATGTGAAGAAATTATTCACAATTTCCAATGGTCAAGAAGAAGATGATCTTGCCTGTATTCATGGTATTCGATTTCTAGCCATCTGTATGGTTATTGTTGGCCATACACTTGCattgaataattcaaattcattccgtaagaaatttattttccaaatgttattgttgattttttaaaaacataTCGTTCCAACATTAGGACAGATTTTCATAcgtaaaaaatttatgaccACATTATGGTTACATCCATTTATCAAAGGATTCTATTCGGTTGATACGTTTTTCTATTTAAGgtatgaaattttcattttatcattaccataaataaatttgtaaattttatACAGCGGATTTCTATTGTCATATatgacaatgaaattgaCCAATGGTGATTATCGACGATTTTCGACAGCCGCCTATCTATTATTTCGTTATGTTCGACTCACACCACAATTAGCAATCTATCTATTAATCATTACGCTATTACCACCATTGTTTGATGGACCAATTTGGCAAGGATTAATTCAACGAATAGGTGGACAATGTCGACGAACATGGTGGCAACATTTACTTTATGTACAGAATATTTATGATCCAAATAATCTTGTAAgattaaaatgtttttttttcatggaaTTCATTctaatcattattgtcattagTGTGGCATACACATCTGGTATTTGGCTGCCGATATGCAATTACATTGGTTTGCATTGTTACCAACGATTgtaatgttgaaaaatcGACGTATTGgattgattttaatcaaatttttaatcatcatatccaTATGTTATGTTTCGATGCAAATCTATCTACATGATCTACCACCTGGTTATGTTCCAACTACTGAAAAGTAAATGATCTCGTTATCAATATATCGTgatatattaataattttggttttactcaaaaaaaaaacacagtgatttcatcaatgaaGATGGAAGTCTACGGCAATTTCTTTGGCTTAATTTTCAACCATGGGCACATTCTAATGTCTATTTGATTGGATATCTATTTGGATTCTATGTTGTCCGTAATGACCGTAACTATCCCAGATGGATGGATCGTAGATACATTTGTTGGCCAATTATAATCGGTGGTTATCTATTCTGTATTTATAGCCTTACACCATGGCTTTATGGCCAACCATTCAATCCGATTTGGTCGGCAATACTTTGGCCATTAAATCGTACCTTTTGGGCATTGATTTTAACGGCCATACTATTCATCTGTATCAATAGTGGACGTAAATCAATTCTTAAGCAATTGCTAAGTTGGCCAGCTATTCGACCATTATCAAGAATTACATATTCAGTGTATTTAACACATTTTCTAGTTATCTATATTGATCATGGATCACGACGAAATCTTATTGAAATGTCATTGATTGCATGGACATATCATTGTGTTTCAATTCTAACCATTTCCTATATTGTTG
This window of the Dermatophagoides farinae isolate YC_2012a chromosome 3, ASM2471394v1, whole genome shotgun sequence genome carries:
- the LOC142597378 gene encoding nose resistant to fluoxetine protein 6-like, with protein sequence MKLFRKFFLPNYLRIDDNRIGKQCHHDLLMAMNSMIHDRQTWAFKLFNSWASTIPHGFLLGTLTDYGDYDQCMAIDHHEIWPQYCLVDMQMPLPKPMPNGHNLYHQTDGLLPQKLSNDTIYEYLNNVSSYFYYSFIRKGICLPKTCTIQDIQIIVQKGFGQEFGLELNKISCTQKRQTSSWSPNTIQIIAILVIANIVIITIVAAIYDWIRVEKTDSLMENILLSFSPITNVKKLFTISNGQEEDDLACIHGIRFLAICMVIVGHTLALNNSNSFRQIFIRKKFMTTLWLHPFIKGFYSVDTFFYLSGFLLSYMTMKLTNGDYRRFSTAAYLLFRYVRLTPQLAIYLLIITLLPPLFDGPIWQGLIQRIGGQCRRTWWQHLLYVQNIYDPNNLCGIHIWYLAADMQLHWFALLPTIVMLKNRRIGLILIKFLIIISICYVSMQIYLHDLPPGYVPTTENDFINEDGSLRQFLWLNFQPWAHSNVYLIGYLFGFYVVRNDRNYPRWMDRRYICWPIIIGGYLFCIYSLTPWLYGQPFNPIWSAILWPLNRTFWALILTAILFICINSGRKSILKQLLSWPAIRPLSRITYSVYLTHFLVIYIDHGSRRNLIEMSLIAWTYHCVSILTISYIVGFIFTILFETPIINMMNIAKRKLLPTDLKSPIVNDFKLINVEPKI